Proteins encoded in a region of the Xylocopa sonorina isolate GNS202 chromosome 1, iyXylSono1_principal, whole genome shotgun sequence genome:
- the Mrpl11 gene encoding mitochondrial ribosomal protein L11, whose amino-acid sequence MSKVVRRSLALKKTMPKVEHNTPLRVNIPAGLANAKPPLGSQLGQRNINIANFCKDFNQRTQNIKEGIPLPCRVKVVKSDGTYELVIHNPPATYFLKQAAGIKKGRHIKEDVAGKITFKHLYEIACIKAQDPPLALLTLQQVCQMLVGIARSCGIEIVRTLDPEKHAEFMRQREEASKEFTRKLQEAKESKVLRGG is encoded by the exons ATGTCTAAAGTAGTTAGACGGTCTCTTGCGTTAAAGAAAACGATGCCAAAGGTAGAGCATAATACACCTTTACGAGTAAATATTCCTGCAGGATTGGCGAATGCCAAACCGCCACTCGGATCGCAACTTGGACAG AGAAACATTAATATAGCAAATTTTTGCAAAGATTTTAATCAGAGAACACAAAATATTAAAGAAGGTATACCTTTACCATGTCGAGTTAAAGTGGTAAAATCTGATGGTACTTATGAATTAGTAATTCACAATCCACCGGCAACATATTTCTTGAAACAAGCAGCTGGAATTAAAAAAGGAAGGCACATAAAGG AGGATGTAGCAggaaaaataacatttaaacaTTTATACGAAATTGCGTGTATTAAAGCACAGGATCCTCCTTTAGCATTATTAACGTTGCAACAAGTTTGTCAAATGCTTGTTGGTATAGCAAGATCTTGTGGCATTGAAATTGTACGGACCTTAGATCCTGAAAAACATGCAGAATTTATGAGGCAGAGGGAAGAGGCTTCTAAAGAGTTTACAAGAAAATTACAAGAAGCTAAGGAAAGCAAAGTACTTAGGGGAGGTTAA